A single region of the Thermotoga profunda AZM34c06 genome encodes:
- the rplV gene encoding 50S ribosomal protein L22, whose translation MSTENSTRRPKRSVQYRQNNGENKSSNEIRAVGRYLRSSPRKVRAVINAIRGKDVSEAFQVLEMSPTKAARLVEKVLKSAVANAENNAKLSSDMLYVSHCVVDDGPRLKRVWPRGRGRADIIQRRMCHITVAVKTKETKA comes from the coding sequence ATGAGCACAGAGAACAGTACAAGAAGGCCTAAGAGATCTGTCCAATATAGACAAAACAATGGAGAAAATAAATCTTCTAATGAAATAAGAGCTGTTGGTCGCTATCTGAGATCATCACCAAGAAAAGTAAGGGCAGTGATAAATGCGATTCGTGGTAAAGATGTTTCCGAAGCCTTCCAGGTACTTGAAATGTCTCCGACAAAAGCGGCGAGACTTGTAGAGAAAGTCTTGAAGTCTGCGGTAGCCAACGCAGAGAATAATGCTAAACTCAGTAGTGATATGTTATATGTCTCTCATTGCGTTGTCGATGATGGACCAAGATTGAAAAGAGTATGGCCACGTGGTCGAGGAAGAGCTGATATAATTCAAAGACGTATGTGCCATATTACTGTGGCAGTAAAAACTAAGGAAACGAAAGCTTAG
- the rpsS gene encoding 30S ribosomal protein S19: MARSQKKGPYVDIKLLKKIRMLNESGEKKIIKTWSRSSTIVPEMVGHTIAVHNGLKHVPVYITENMVGHRLGEFAPTRRFGGHAEKKAATKGQVK, from the coding sequence ATGGCACGTTCTCAAAAGAAAGGACCTTATGTTGACATCAAGCTTCTAAAAAAGATCAGAATGCTCAACGAAAGTGGCGAGAAAAAAATTATAAAAACTTGGAGCAGATCTTCAACAATCGTACCTGAGATGGTTGGACACACAATAGCAGTTCACAATGGTTTGAAACATGTACCAGTTTATATAACTGAGAACATGGTGGGGCATAGACTTGGTGAATTTGCACCAACCAGGAGGTTTGGTGGCCATGCAGAAAAAAAGGCTGCTACCAAAGGTCAGGTGAAATGA
- the rplB gene encoding 50S ribosomal protein L2, with protein sequence MGLKKHKPTSPAIRFMLTPDFSEITKKEPEKSLLAPLKKTGGRNHYGRTTVRFRGGGHKRRYRLIDFKRDKIGIPAKVMSIEYDPNRSARIALLFYADGEKRYILAPNGLKVGDILMNGPDAEIRVGNSLPLENIPLGTMIHNIEVRPGSGGKIARSAGVSCQLMAKEGNYALLKMPSGELRKIHIKCYATIGIVGNEDHKNEISGKAGRTRWLGRRPHVRAMVMNPVDHPMGGGEGRGKGQHPVTPWGMPTKGYKTRRGRRPSDRFIVRRRNQG encoded by the coding sequence ATGGGCTTGAAGAAGCATAAACCGACATCACCAGCTATTCGTTTTATGTTGACGCCTGATTTTTCTGAGATAACAAAAAAAGAGCCAGAAAAATCGCTGCTCGCGCCTCTGAAAAAAACCGGTGGTCGAAACCACTATGGAAGGACTACTGTCAGATTTAGAGGTGGCGGACACAAGAGAAGATACCGACTTATAGATTTTAAACGTGATAAGATCGGGATACCCGCTAAAGTCATGTCGATTGAATACGATCCCAACAGATCGGCAAGGATTGCATTGCTTTTCTATGCCGATGGAGAAAAGCGATACATTCTGGCACCTAATGGTTTGAAGGTTGGAGACATTTTAATGAATGGACCTGATGCTGAAATAAGAGTTGGTAATTCATTGCCACTTGAAAACATACCACTCGGTACAATGATTCACAATATCGAAGTAAGACCTGGTTCCGGTGGTAAAATAGCAAGATCAGCAGGTGTCTCCTGTCAATTAATGGCAAAAGAAGGAAATTATGCACTTTTAAAGATGCCTTCCGGTGAATTGAGGAAAATACACATAAAATGCTATGCAACAATTGGTATCGTTGGCAATGAGGATCACAAAAATGAAATTTCAGGTAAAGCTGGTAGAACGCGCTGGCTTGGTAGAAGACCTCATGTTCGTGCAATGGTGATGAACCCAGTTGATCATCCAATGGGTGGTGGTGAAGGAAGAGGAAAGGGACAACATCCTGTCACACCTTGGGGAATGCCAACCAAGGGATACAAAACAAGACGTGGTCGAAGACCTTCCGACAGATTCATTGTAAGAAGACGCAACCAGGGATGA
- the rplW gene encoding 50S ribosomal protein L23, whose translation MNQQKLTIYDVLTRPLLTEKTTLAKENRKYAFEVNPLANRTLVKNAVEALFKVKVEKVNISVVKPKPKRRGRFEGTTRGWKKAVVTLKEGYTIKELEGQQ comes from the coding sequence ATGAACCAGCAAAAACTCACAATTTATGATGTATTGACAAGACCGCTCTTAACAGAAAAAACAACACTTGCGAAAGAAAATAGAAAATATGCCTTCGAGGTCAATCCTTTAGCAAACAGAACTCTTGTTAAGAATGCAGTTGAGGCATTATTCAAGGTAAAAGTTGAAAAAGTCAACATATCTGTTGTCAAACCCAAACCCAAGAGAAGAGGTAGGTTTGAGGGTACGACAAGAGGCTGGAAGAAAGCCGTTGTTACTTTAAAGGAAGGTTACACGATCAAGGAACTCGAAGGCCAGCAGTGA
- the rplD gene encoding 50S ribosomal protein L4, which produces MALVDLYNMKGQKIGTQELKDDVFNIEPNLDVMWRYVDYQLSLRRSGTASTKTRAEVSGGGRKPWPQKHTGRARHGSIRSPIWRHGGVAHGPQPKSWAKRLPKKMRKLALRSALSQRFREGNLMVLDDIKFDEPKAKNMRQLIENLQLKDKKVLFVLPWKKPEYEYVRLSCRNIPGLKAIIADNPGATREDENVVRIDGLNVYDIIDHEKIILTRDTVAKIEEVLG; this is translated from the coding sequence ATGGCTCTTGTAGATCTTTACAATATGAAGGGTCAGAAAATCGGAACGCAGGAATTAAAAGATGATGTTTTCAACATTGAACCTAACCTCGATGTCATGTGGAGATATGTTGATTATCAACTTTCATTGAGAAGGTCGGGTACTGCTTCAACTAAGACTCGAGCAGAAGTAAGTGGCGGTGGGAGAAAACCCTGGCCGCAGAAGCATACAGGACGTGCAAGACACGGCTCGATAAGATCGCCCATCTGGAGGCATGGTGGCGTTGCACATGGTCCACAACCTAAGAGCTGGGCAAAACGCTTACCAAAAAAAATGCGAAAACTCGCACTCAGGTCGGCTTTATCGCAGAGATTCAGAGAAGGGAATTTGATGGTACTGGATGATATAAAATTCGACGAACCCAAAGCAAAAAACATGAGACAACTCATTGAAAATCTACAGCTTAAAGACAAAAAGGTGTTGTTCGTACTGCCTTGGAAGAAACCTGAATATGAGTATGTACGATTATCTTGCCGCAATATACCAGGTTTGAAGGCGATTATTGCTGACAATCCAGGAGCAACACGTGAAGATGAGAATGTTGTAAGAATAGATGGATTGAATGTCTATGACATAATTGATCACGAAAAAATAATTTTGACTCGAGACACCGTTGCGAAAATTGAGGAGGTGCTGGGATGA
- the rplC gene encoding 50S ribosomal protein L3: MKMLLGKKIGMTRLFKEDVVVPVTVIQAGPCYVTQKKTPQVDGYCAVQLGFDGAKKLNKPLEGHFKKAQVKPLRFLREMRIEDEKELAAYEIGQQIKVDQFQIGEKVDVIGWTKGRGFSGAMKRWGFSGGPRAHGAKFHRELGSLGQHTEPAKIFKGKKMPGRYGNERVTIHNLEVIKLDVENNLIVLKGSVPGARGSLVLIRSPRKTRK; this comes from the coding sequence ATGAAGATGTTACTTGGAAAAAAGATAGGGATGACCCGATTATTTAAAGAAGACGTGGTCGTACCTGTCACGGTTATTCAGGCTGGTCCATGTTATGTGACTCAAAAAAAGACACCACAAGTTGATGGCTATTGTGCCGTTCAACTTGGTTTTGACGGTGCTAAAAAGTTGAATAAACCATTAGAAGGACACTTTAAAAAAGCGCAAGTTAAGCCTCTCAGGTTTTTAAGAGAAATGAGAATTGAAGATGAAAAAGAATTGGCAGCGTATGAAATTGGCCAACAGATAAAAGTGGACCAATTTCAAATTGGTGAAAAAGTAGATGTAATAGGTTGGACAAAAGGTAGAGGATTCTCTGGTGCAATGAAGCGTTGGGGATTCTCTGGTGGCCCACGTGCACACGGTGCAAAGTTCCATAGGGAACTTGGTTCTTTGGGTCAGCATACAGAACCTGCAAAGATCTTCAAAGGTAAAAAAATGCCAGGAAGATATGGTAATGAGCGTGTTACTATACACAACCTTGAAGTCATTAAACTCGATGTGGAGAATAATTTGATAGTACTCAAAGGTTCAGTCCCAGGAGCAAGGGGGAGCCTGGTACTCATTAGGAGCCCCAGGAAAACCCGAAAATGA
- the rpsJ gene encoding 30S ribosomal protein S10, whose protein sequence is MPGQKIRIKLKAYDHEVLDESAKKIVEVAKSTNAKISGPIPLPTERSLYVVLRSPHKHKDSREQFEKRVHKRLIDIIEPSPKTIDALMKINLPAGVDVEIKL, encoded by the coding sequence ATGCCTGGACAGAAAATCAGAATAAAACTTAAAGCTTATGACCACGAAGTTTTGGACGAATCGGCTAAGAAGATAGTTGAGGTCGCAAAATCTACGAATGCGAAAATCTCAGGCCCGATACCGCTGCCAACGGAGAGATCTTTGTATGTGGTGCTGAGATCACCTCATAAGCACAAAGACTCCAGAGAACAGTTTGAAAAAAGAGTTCACAAAAGATTGATTGATATAATTGAACCATCTCCGAAAACAATCGACGCCTTGATGAAGATAAACCTCCCAGCAGGGGTCGACGTGGAGATCAAACTCTAA